A genomic segment from Bradyrhizobium diazoefficiens USDA 110 encodes:
- the rseP gene encoding RIP metalloprotease RseP, giving the protein MIDFFVHSFNTLSHGLLGYAVPFLFVLTIVVFFHELGHFLVARWAGVRVLTFSLGFGPELVGFNDRHGTRWKISAIPLGGYVKFFGDESEASTPSAETLAAMTAEERAGSFHHKKVGPRAAIVAAGPIANFILGALIFAGMALYYGKPSTIARVDGVVADGAAAAAGFKIGDIVVQIDGKPIESFADMQRIVAMNAGSALAFQVKRDGAIVSLTATPALLERKDPFGNSHRLGVLGVEHKSQAGEASTAPVGVGEALKIGVEQVWFIITSTFKFLGSLFVGNGNPNEVSGVLGIAKMSGQAASAGFQFVINLCAVLSVSIGLLNLFPIPLLDGGHLMFYAAEVVRGRPLSERTQEMGFRIGLGLVLMLMVFATYNDILRMAAS; this is encoded by the coding sequence ATGATCGACTTTTTTGTCCATAGTTTCAATACGTTGAGCCATGGGCTCCTCGGCTACGCAGTTCCCTTCCTGTTCGTCCTGACCATCGTCGTGTTCTTCCATGAACTCGGCCATTTTCTGGTCGCGCGCTGGGCGGGCGTTCGGGTGTTAACCTTCTCGCTCGGCTTCGGGCCTGAGCTGGTCGGTTTCAACGACCGCCATGGCACCCGCTGGAAGATCTCGGCGATCCCGCTCGGCGGTTACGTCAAGTTCTTCGGCGACGAGAGCGAGGCTTCGACGCCGTCGGCCGAGACGCTCGCGGCCATGACGGCCGAGGAGCGCGCCGGCAGCTTCCACCATAAGAAGGTCGGCCCGCGCGCCGCCATCGTCGCGGCCGGACCGATCGCCAATTTCATTCTGGGCGCGCTGATCTTCGCCGGCATGGCCCTGTATTACGGCAAGCCGAGCACGATCGCGCGCGTCGACGGCGTCGTCGCCGATGGCGCGGCGGCTGCGGCCGGCTTCAAGATCGGGGACATCGTCGTCCAGATCGACGGCAAGCCGATCGAGAGCTTTGCCGACATGCAGCGGATCGTGGCGATGAATGCCGGTTCGGCGCTTGCCTTCCAGGTGAAGCGCGACGGCGCCATCGTGTCGCTGACCGCGACGCCGGCGCTGCTCGAGCGCAAGGATCCGTTCGGCAACAGCCACCGCCTCGGCGTGCTGGGCGTCGAGCACAAGTCTCAGGCTGGTGAGGCCTCGACCGCACCGGTCGGGGTCGGTGAGGCGCTCAAGATCGGGGTCGAGCAGGTCTGGTTCATCATCACCAGTACCTTCAAGTTCCTGGGCTCGCTGTTTGTCGGAAACGGCAACCCCAACGAGGTCAGCGGCGTCCTCGGAATCGCGAAGATGTCGGGGCAGGCGGCCAGCGCCGGGTTCCAGTTCGTGATCAACCTCTGCGCGGTGCTGTCGGTGTCGATCGGCCTGCTGAACCTGTTCCCGATCCCGCTGCTGGATGGCGGTCACCTTATGTTCTATGCGGCGGAGGTGGTTCGCGGCCGGCCCCTGTCCGAGCGGACTCAGGAAATGGGGTTCCGAATCGGGCTGGGTTTGGTGCTGATGTTGATGGTGTTTGCGACCTACAACGACATCCTGCGGATGGCAGCTTCCTGA
- the dxr gene encoding 1-deoxy-D-xylulose-5-phosphate reductoisomerase, which translates to MSAVPLRNNKAAASAVRSVTVLGATGSIGDSTMDLLRASPERYRVEALTANGNVEALAKLAKEFSARFVAIADTSKFAELKAALAGTSTECGAGESAVIEAGARPADWVMAAVSGAAGLKPALAAVDRGAHVALANKECLVCAGDFFMQRAAKAGACILPADSEHNALFQALGSGNRDELVRVIITASGGPFRTWKPADIEQATLAQALKHPNWSMGQKITIDSASMMNKGLEVIEASYLFALSPDEIDVLVHPQSIIHGMVEFSDRSVVAQLGSPDMRTPIAHCLGWPDRIKGPAAKLDLAKIGQLTFEAPDFERFPGLRLAYDSLRTGKGATTVYNAANEVAVAAFIAGKIRFGAIARLVEATLEDWIRGGNQTPLTSADDAISVDHVARNRAAALLPQIALKAS; encoded by the coding sequence ATGAGCGCGGTCCCATTGCGTAACAATAAGGCTGCGGCGTCTGCCGTCCGCAGCGTCACGGTTCTCGGTGCCACCGGCTCGATCGGCGACAGCACGATGGATCTGCTGCGCGCCTCTCCCGAACGCTACCGTGTCGAGGCGCTGACGGCGAACGGCAATGTCGAAGCGCTGGCGAAGCTCGCGAAGGAGTTTTCGGCGCGCTTCGTGGCGATCGCCGACACCTCCAAGTTCGCCGAGCTCAAGGCTGCACTTGCGGGCACGAGCACCGAATGCGGCGCCGGCGAAAGCGCGGTGATCGAGGCCGGCGCGCGTCCGGCCGATTGGGTGATGGCTGCCGTGAGCGGCGCCGCCGGACTGAAGCCGGCGCTCGCCGCGGTCGATCGCGGCGCGCATGTCGCGCTTGCCAACAAGGAATGCCTCGTCTGCGCCGGCGATTTCTTCATGCAGCGCGCGGCGAAGGCCGGCGCCTGCATCCTGCCAGCCGATTCCGAGCATAATGCGCTGTTCCAGGCGCTCGGCTCCGGTAATCGCGACGAGCTGGTCCGTGTCATCATCACGGCATCCGGCGGTCCGTTCCGGACCTGGAAACCTGCCGACATCGAGCAGGCGACGCTTGCCCAGGCGCTGAAGCATCCGAACTGGAGCATGGGCCAGAAGATCACGATCGATTCCGCCTCGATGATGAACAAGGGGCTCGAGGTGATCGAGGCCTCCTATCTGTTCGCGCTCTCGCCCGACGAGATCGACGTTCTTGTTCATCCGCAGTCGATCATCCACGGCATGGTCGAGTTCTCCGACCGTTCGGTCGTGGCCCAGCTCGGCTCTCCCGACATGCGCACCCCGATCGCCCACTGCCTCGGCTGGCCCGACCGCATCAAGGGACCGGCGGCCAAGCTCGATCTGGCCAAGATCGGCCAGCTGACCTTCGAGGCGCCCGATTTCGAGCGGTTCCCCGGACTACGGCTGGCTTACGATTCGCTCCGGACCGGGAAGGGGGCGACCACGGTGTACAATGCCGCCAACGAGGTCGCGGTCGCCGCCTTCATCGCCGGCAAGATCCGGTTCGGCGCGATTGCCCGGCTGGTGGAGGCGACGTTGGAGGACTGGATCCGCGGCGGGAACCAGACGCCTCTGACGTCCGCCGACGATGCAATCTCTGTTGACCATGTTGCTCGAAATAGAGCTGCCGCCCTATTGCCTCAAATTGCCTTAAAGGCATCCTAG
- the bamA gene encoding outer membrane protein assembly factor BamA gives MKFGLRLRGGLLATLIMFGAPVVAPIGAALVSSSALAQTVQSISVEGNRRVEVETIRSYFKPGPGGRLDQGAIDDGLKALIETGLFQDVKINRGAGGQIVVSVVENPVIGRIAFEGNKKIKDEQLGTEVQSKARGTFSRAMVQSDTLRIAEIYRRSGRYDVRVTPEVIEQPNNRVDLIFTIEEGAKTGVKSIEFVGNVAFSSYRLRDVIKTRESNLLSFLASGDIYDPDRVEADRDLIRRFYLKNGFADVQVVAALTEYDPEKKGFNVTFKIEEGAQYRVGALDFRSSIPNFDPNSMRAYSRVNVGSLYNVESVEKSVEEMQIEASRRGYAFAVVRPGGDRNFEAHTVSVVFNIDEGPRTYIERINLRGNTRTRDYVIRREFDISEGDAYNRALVDRAERRLKNLDYFKSVKITTEPGSSSDRVILIVDMEEKSTGDFSISGGYSTTDGALAEVSVSERNLLGRGLFAKASVTYGQYARGYSLSFVEPYLLDYRVALGLDLYQREQKSNSYISYGTKTLGFSPRLGFSLREDLALQLRYSIYRQEITLPFYLANCNNIAGPAFNPSPAFAASQVPPIDLSSTNGLGCYSDGEASLPVRKELANGKTLTSALGYSLSYNTLDNNKNPTDGLLVDFRQDFAGVGGDVTYLKSVIDAKYYTPLVSDIVAVARLQSGILTKMGSDLRMLDHFQMGPNLVRGFAPNGIGPRDLNPFGTQDALGGTKYWGASMELQMPFWFLPKEVGLKGAVYADAGGLYDYQGPTTWSATGETTTTRNSNCIPSTINPATAGTCTGLVYDDSKVIRSSVGVGLIWQSPFGPLRFDYAVPLSKGKYDRTQEFRFGGGTSF, from the coding sequence ATGAAGTTTGGACTGCGACTCCGGGGGGGCTTGCTTGCCACCCTGATCATGTTCGGCGCGCCGGTGGTTGCCCCGATTGGGGCTGCTCTTGTGTCTTCGTCTGCGCTTGCGCAGACCGTCCAGTCGATTTCCGTCGAAGGAAATCGCCGGGTCGAGGTGGAGACGATCCGCTCCTATTTCAAGCCGGGTCCGGGCGGTCGCCTGGATCAGGGCGCCATCGACGACGGCCTCAAGGCGCTGATCGAGACCGGCCTGTTCCAGGACGTGAAGATCAACCGCGGCGCCGGTGGCCAGATCGTCGTCTCCGTGGTGGAAAACCCGGTGATCGGTCGCATCGCCTTCGAGGGCAACAAGAAGATCAAGGACGAGCAACTCGGCACTGAAGTCCAGTCCAAGGCGCGCGGCACCTTCTCCCGCGCCATGGTGCAGTCCGACACGCTGCGAATCGCCGAAATCTATCGCCGCTCCGGCCGCTACGACGTCCGCGTCACGCCCGAGGTCATCGAGCAGCCGAACAACCGCGTCGATCTCATCTTCACGATCGAGGAGGGCGCCAAGACCGGCGTCAAGTCGATCGAGTTCGTCGGCAATGTCGCGTTCTCGTCCTACCGCCTGCGGGACGTCATCAAGACGCGCGAATCGAACCTGCTGAGCTTCCTTGCCAGCGGCGACATCTACGATCCCGACCGCGTCGAGGCCGACCGCGACCTGATCCGCCGCTTCTACCTCAAGAACGGCTTCGCCGACGTCCAGGTCGTGGCCGCGCTCACCGAATACGATCCGGAGAAGAAGGGCTTCAACGTCACCTTCAAGATCGAGGAAGGCGCCCAATACCGCGTCGGCGCGCTCGACTTCCGTTCCAGCATCCCGAACTTCGATCCGAACTCGATGCGCGCCTATTCGCGCGTCAATGTCGGCTCGCTCTACAACGTCGAATCGGTCGAGAAGTCGGTCGAGGAGATGCAGATCGAGGCCTCGCGCCGTGGCTATGCCTTCGCCGTGGTCCGTCCCGGCGGCGACCGCAACTTCGAGGCGCACACCGTCTCCGTCGTGTTCAACATCGACGAGGGCCCGCGCACCTATATCGAGCGCATCAACCTGCGCGGCAACACCCGCACGCGCGACTACGTCATCCGCCGCGAGTTCGACATCTCCGAGGGCGATGCCTACAACCGCGCACTGGTCGATCGTGCCGAGCGGCGCCTGAAGAACCTCGACTATTTCAAGAGCGTGAAGATCACGACGGAGCCCGGCTCGTCCAGCGACCGCGTCATCCTGATCGTCGACATGGAAGAAAAATCGACCGGCGACTTCTCGATCTCCGGCGGTTACTCCACGACCGACGGCGCGCTTGCCGAAGTCTCGGTCTCCGAGCGCAACCTGCTCGGTCGCGGCCTGTTCGCCAAGGCGTCGGTGACCTATGGCCAGTACGCACGCGGCTATTCGCTGTCGTTCGTCGAGCCGTATCTGCTCGACTACCGCGTCGCGCTGGGCCTCGACCTCTATCAGCGTGAGCAGAAGTCCAACAGCTACATCTCCTACGGCACCAAGACGCTCGGCTTCTCGCCGCGCCTCGGCTTCTCCTTGCGTGAAGATCTGGCGCTGCAGCTGCGCTACTCGATCTATCGGCAGGAAATCACGCTGCCGTTCTACCTGGCAAACTGTAACAACATCGCCGGCCCGGCGTTCAACCCGAGCCCGGCCTTCGCTGCGTCGCAGGTTCCGCCGATCGATTTGAGCTCGACCAACGGCCTCGGCTGCTACAGCGACGGCGAAGCCTCGCTGCCGGTGCGCAAGGAGCTTGCCAACGGCAAGACCCTGACCTCGGCGCTCGGCTACTCTCTGAGCTACAACACGCTGGACAACAACAAGAACCCCACCGACGGTCTGCTCGTCGACTTCCGGCAGGACTTCGCCGGCGTCGGCGGCGACGTCACCTACCTGAAGAGCGTTATCGACGCGAAGTACTACACCCCGCTGGTGTCTGACATCGTCGCCGTCGCGCGCCTTCAGAGCGGCATCCTGACCAAGATGGGGAGCGATCTGCGGATGCTCGACCACTTCCAGATGGGCCCGAACCTCGTCCGCGGCTTTGCTCCGAACGGCATCGGCCCGCGCGACCTGAACCCCTTTGGCACGCAGGATGCGCTCGGCGGCACCAAGTACTGGGGCGCTTCGATGGAATTGCAGATGCCGTTCTGGTTCCTGCCGAAGGAAGTCGGTCTGAAGGGCGCGGTCTATGCTGACGCCGGCGGTCTGTACGACTATCAGGGACCGACGACTTGGTCGGCGACCGGTGAGACGACCACCACAAGGAACTCAAACTGCATCCCGTCCACCATCAATCCGGCGACGGCGGGCACCTGTACCGGCCTCGTGTACGACGACAGCAAGGTGATCCGCTCGTCGGTCGGTGTCGGCCTGATCTGGCAGTCGCCGTTCGGACCGCTGCGCTTCGACTATGCCGTGCCGCTCAGCAAGGGCAAGTATGACCGCACGCAGGAGTTCCGGTTCGGCGGCGGCACCTCGTTCTAA
- the frr gene encoding ribosome recycling factor — translation MPTGNFDLNEVKRRMQGAVQSLKHELGGLRTGRASASMLDPVQVEAYGSHMPLNQLATVSVPEPRLISVQVWDKSMVKAVEKAIVDSNLGLSPATEGQVLRLRIPELNEERRKELVKVAHKYAEAAKVAARHVRRDGLDVLKKLEKNHEMSEDDQKRHADEVQKVTDGTIAEIDQLLAAKEKEILTV, via the coding sequence ATGCCCACGGGAAATTTCGACCTCAACGAAGTAAAGCGCCGTATGCAAGGCGCCGTCCAGTCCCTCAAGCACGAGCTTGGCGGCTTGCGCACCGGCCGCGCCTCCGCCTCGATGCTCGATCCGGTGCAGGTCGAGGCCTATGGCAGCCACATGCCGCTGAACCAGCTCGCCACCGTCAGCGTGCCCGAGCCGCGCCTGATCTCGGTGCAGGTCTGGGACAAGTCGATGGTCAAGGCGGTGGAGAAGGCGATCGTCGATTCCAATCTCGGCCTGTCGCCTGCGACCGAGGGCCAGGTGCTGCGCCTGCGCATCCCCGAGCTCAACGAGGAGCGGCGCAAGGAGCTCGTCAAGGTCGCGCACAAATACGCGGAGGCCGCCAAGGTCGCCGCGCGTCACGTCCGCCGCGACGGCCTCGACGTTCTGAAGAAGCTCGAGAAGAATCACGAGATGTCGGAGGACGATCAGAAGCGTCATGCCGACGAGGTCCAGAAGGTGACCGACGGCACGATCGCCGAGATCGACCAGCTGCTGGCCGCCAAGGAAAAAGAAATCCTCACCGTCTGA
- the tsf gene encoding translation elongation factor Ts — protein sequence MATITAAMVKDLRESTGAGMMDCKAALTENDGNMEAAQDWLRKKGLSKAAKKSGRVAAEGLIGALTKGTKGVVVEVNSETDFVARNGQFQGLVKMIAQVAFDVGADVEKIKAAKVGDVTIETAINDAIATIGENMTLRRAASLEVSQGVVSHYVHGAVIDGAGKMGVIVALESPGKADELAALGRQIAMHVAAANPLALDPSGLDPAVVKREKDVLADKYRQQGKPENVIEKIVESGLKTYYKEVCLLEQAFIHDTGKSVAQAVKEAEGKVGGAVKIAGFVRYALGEGIEKQESDFAAEVAAASGKK from the coding sequence ATGGCAACGATCACAGCTGCGATGGTCAAGGACCTGCGCGAGTCGACCGGCGCGGGCATGATGGACTGCAAGGCCGCACTGACCGAAAACGACGGCAACATGGAAGCGGCGCAGGATTGGCTGCGCAAGAAGGGCCTTTCGAAGGCCGCCAAGAAGTCGGGCCGCGTCGCGGCCGAGGGCCTCATCGGCGCGCTCACCAAGGGCACCAAGGGCGTCGTGGTCGAGGTCAACTCCGAGACCGACTTCGTTGCGCGCAACGGCCAGTTCCAGGGCCTGGTCAAGATGATCGCCCAGGTTGCGTTCGACGTCGGCGCCGATGTCGAGAAGATCAAGGCCGCCAAGGTCGGCGACGTCACGATCGAAACCGCGATCAATGACGCGATCGCAACCATCGGCGAGAACATGACGCTGCGCCGCGCAGCTTCGCTCGAAGTGAGCCAGGGCGTGGTGTCGCACTACGTCCACGGTGCGGTCATCGACGGTGCCGGCAAGATGGGCGTGATCGTGGCGCTGGAATCGCCGGGCAAGGCCGACGAGCTTGCCGCGCTCGGCCGCCAGATCGCGATGCATGTCGCCGCCGCCAACCCGCTGGCGCTCGATCCGTCCGGCCTCGATCCGGCGGTCGTCAAGCGCGAGAAGGACGTGCTCGCCGACAAATATCGCCAGCAGGGCAAGCCGGAGAACGTGATCGAGAAGATCGTCGAGTCCGGCCTCAAGACCTACTACAAGGAAGTCTGTCTGCTCGAGCAGGCCTTCATCCACGACACCGGCAAGTCGGTGGCGCAGGCGGTGAAGGAAGCCGAAGGCAAGGTCGGCGGCGCTGTGAAGATTGCGGGCTTTGTGCGCTATGCTCTCGGTGAGGGAATCGAGAAGCAGGAAAGCGACTTCGCAGCCGAGGTCGCTGCGGCCAGCGGCAAGAAGTAA
- the lpxD gene encoding UDP-3-O-(3-hydroxymyristoyl)glucosamine N-acyltransferase, with amino-acid sequence MAQPTFFTKPPATALADIATLTKALLVDPTRGDHVITGLASLDEAGPMHLAFFDNLKYADQLKATRAGACLVSPRFEAQVPAHVAVLRAAQPFRAFVRIAREWHGDALRPQSWVGNDGIAPSAIIDPTARLEDGVIVDPLAVIGADVEIGSGTVVGVGAVIGPGVKIGRDCNVGARTAIQCALIGNDVLIHPGCSIGQDGYGFIFFGPEGHLKVPQTGRVLIQNNVEVGAGTTIDRGSLRDTVIGEGTKIDNQVQIGHNVTIGRNCLLAAQIGLAGSLTIGDNVALGAKVGINNHLKIGDGAQVTAMSGVKDDIPPNGRWGGFFAKPTKQWFKEIIAVERLVRDSRADPKDEGRE; translated from the coding sequence ATGGCGCAGCCGACCTTCTTCACAAAGCCGCCTGCGACGGCGCTGGCCGATATTGCCACGCTGACAAAGGCGCTGCTGGTCGACCCCACCAGGGGCGATCACGTCATCACGGGCCTGGCCTCGCTCGACGAAGCCGGCCCGATGCATCTGGCGTTCTTCGACAACCTCAAATATGCCGATCAGCTCAAGGCGACCAGAGCGGGTGCCTGCCTGGTCAGCCCGCGCTTCGAGGCCCAGGTGCCCGCACACGTCGCCGTGCTGCGGGCGGCGCAGCCATTTCGCGCCTTCGTCAGGATCGCGCGGGAATGGCATGGCGACGCGCTGAGGCCGCAATCCTGGGTCGGCAATGACGGCATCGCGCCGTCGGCCATCATCGATCCCACGGCCCGGCTCGAGGACGGCGTGATCGTCGACCCCCTGGCGGTCATCGGTGCGGATGTCGAGATCGGCAGCGGCACGGTGGTCGGCGTCGGCGCCGTGATCGGCCCCGGCGTCAAGATCGGCCGGGACTGCAATGTCGGCGCCCGCACCGCCATCCAGTGCGCGCTGATCGGCAACGATGTGCTGATCCATCCGGGCTGCTCGATCGGCCAGGACGGTTACGGCTTCATCTTCTTCGGCCCTGAGGGGCACCTGAAGGTGCCGCAGACCGGGCGCGTGCTGATCCAGAACAATGTGGAGGTCGGCGCTGGCACCACCATCGATCGTGGGTCCCTGCGCGACACCGTGATCGGCGAGGGCACCAAAATCGACAACCAGGTCCAGATCGGCCACAATGTGACGATCGGCCGGAATTGCCTGCTGGCGGCCCAGATCGGGCTGGCCGGCAGTTTGACCATCGGCGACAATGTGGCGCTGGGAGCAAAGGTTGGCATCAACAATCACCTCAAGATCGGCGACGGAGCCCAGGTCACTGCGATGAGCGGCGTCAAGGACGACATCCCGCCGAACGGACGCTGGGGTGGTTTTTTCGCCAAGCCGACCAAGCAGTGGTTCAAGGAAATTATCGCGGTGGAGCGCCTGGTACGCGACAGCAGGGCCGATCCGAAGGACGAGGGACGGGAATGA
- a CDS encoding isoprenyl transferase: MSNAAAPATEGPDRSDAPAHVAIIMDGNGRWAAARGLPRAEGHRRGVEALRRVVRASHELGIRYLTIFSFSSENWSRPASEIGDLFGLLRRFIRNDLASLHRDGVKVRIIGERDGLESDICALLNEAEELTRDNSRLTLVVAFNYGSRQEIAKAAQKLAREVAEGRRDPATIDAETLGAHLDAPDIPDPDLIIRTSGEQRLSNFLMWQAAYSELVFVPIHWPDFDKAALEGAIAEFARRERRFGGLVAKTAS; this comes from the coding sequence ATGTCCAACGCCGCCGCGCCCGCAACGGAAGGACCCGATCGGTCCGACGCGCCTGCGCATGTCGCCATCATCATGGATGGCAACGGGCGTTGGGCCGCCGCGCGCGGTTTGCCGCGGGCCGAAGGTCATCGCCGCGGCGTGGAGGCCTTGCGCCGCGTGGTGCGCGCCTCGCACGAGCTCGGCATCCGCTATCTCACCATCTTCTCGTTCTCGTCGGAGAACTGGTCGCGTCCGGCGAGCGAGATCGGCGATCTGTTCGGCCTGCTCAGGCGGTTCATCCGCAACGATCTCGCGAGCCTGCATCGCGACGGCGTCAAGGTCCGCATCATCGGCGAGCGCGACGGGCTCGAGAGCGACATCTGCGCGCTGCTCAACGAGGCCGAGGAACTGACGCGCGACAATTCGCGTCTCACGCTCGTCGTCGCCTTCAACTACGGCTCGCGGCAGGAGATCGCGAAGGCGGCACAGAAGCTCGCGCGCGAGGTCGCGGAGGGCAGGCGCGATCCTGCCACGATCGACGCCGAGACGCTTGGGGCGCATCTCGATGCGCCCGACATTCCCGATCCCGATCTCATCATCCGCACCAGCGGCGAGCAGCGCCTGTCCAACTTCCTGATGTGGCAGGCGGCCTATAGCGAGCTCGTGTTCGTGCCGATCCACTGGCCGGATTTCGACAAGGCGGCGCTGGAAGGCGCGATCGCCGAATTCGCCAGGCGCGAGCGCCGTTTCGGCGGCCTGGTCGCGAAAACCGCCTCGTGA
- the fabZ gene encoding 3-hydroxyacyl-ACP dehydratase FabZ → MTEGSPIKFELVDINAILQTLPHRFPMLLIDRVINIRADYSGIGIKNVTFNEPAFQGHFPERPVYPGVMMIEAMAQTAGVIGIKSVEGTEKPRAVYFLTIDKCKFRKPVLPGDTIEYHMRSLGRRKTMWWFHGDAKVNGQVVAEADVGAMLTD, encoded by the coding sequence ATGACGGAGGGATCTCCTATTAAGTTCGAGCTGGTGGACATCAACGCGATCCTCCAGACGCTGCCGCACCGCTTTCCGATGCTGCTGATCGACCGCGTGATCAACATCCGCGCCGATTACAGCGGCATCGGCATCAAGAACGTCACCTTCAACGAGCCGGCCTTCCAGGGGCATTTCCCCGAGCGCCCGGTCTATCCCGGCGTCATGATGATCGAGGCGATGGCGCAGACGGCGGGCGTGATCGGCATCAAGTCGGTCGAGGGCACCGAGAAACCGCGCGCGGTCTATTTCCTCACCATCGACAAGTGCAAGTTCCGCAAGCCCGTGCTCCCTGGCGATACCATCGAGTATCACATGCGCTCGCTTGGCCGCCGCAAAACCATGTGGTGGTTTCACGGCGATGCCAAGGTCAACGGCCAAGTCGTCGCCGAGGCCGACGTCGGCGCCATGCTGACCGACTGA
- a CDS encoding phosphatidate cytidylyltransferase, producing MSEPETVPAGSKPAPSNLVMRVLAALVLAPLAIALAYAGGWLWALLVTLVSIGLFAEWLMVVGAGSVALTACGTIVLAIMGFCVAFGALKTAIVTGLVGGAIVTLIARGKFVWAAAGFAYASAALLASILVRQDLVNGFAALMFVLLVVWVTDIGGYFAGRGIGGPKLWPRVSPKKTWAGALGGFAASLAVAAGFAACGLGKAVPLLLVSAVLSVVSQLGDLFESAVKRRFGVKDSSHLIPGHGGLLDRLDGFVAAILAAWIIGFLRHGVHSAGSGLVVW from the coding sequence GTGAGCGAACCCGAGACCGTACCGGCTGGCTCGAAGCCTGCCCCAAGCAATCTCGTGATGCGGGTCCTCGCAGCGCTGGTGCTGGCGCCGCTTGCCATTGCGCTCGCTTATGCCGGCGGCTGGCTGTGGGCGCTCCTCGTCACGCTGGTGTCGATCGGGCTGTTCGCGGAATGGCTGATGGTGGTGGGCGCGGGGTCCGTTGCGCTGACCGCGTGCGGAACGATCGTCCTCGCCATCATGGGCTTCTGCGTCGCCTTCGGCGCGCTCAAGACCGCAATCGTCACCGGCCTCGTTGGCGGGGCCATCGTGACGCTGATCGCGCGAGGCAAGTTCGTCTGGGCGGCCGCCGGATTCGCCTATGCATCGGCGGCGCTGCTGGCCTCGATCCTGGTACGGCAGGATCTCGTGAACGGCTTTGCCGCGCTGATGTTCGTGCTGCTCGTGGTGTGGGTGACCGACATTGGCGGCTATTTCGCCGGCCGCGGCATTGGCGGACCGAAGCTGTGGCCGCGCGTGAGCCCGAAGAAGACCTGGGCCGGCGCGCTCGGCGGCTTTGCCGCCAGCCTTGCGGTCGCTGCCGGCTTTGCGGCTTGCGGGCTCGGGAAGGCGGTTCCACTGCTGCTCGTCAGCGCCGTCCTGTCGGTGGTCTCGCAGCTCGGCGATCTCTTCGAATCCGCGGTGAAGCGGCGCTTCGGTGTCAAGGATTCCAGTCACTTAATTCCCGGCCATGGCGGTCTACTGGACCGTCTGGACGGTTTTGTCGCCGCCATCCTGGCGGCATGGATTATCGGCTTTCTCCGCCATGGTGTGCATAGCGCCGGAAGCGGTCTTGTGGTTTGGTGA
- the pyrH gene encoding UMP kinase, which yields MTDPVYRRVVIKLSGEYLAGQQGFGIDQPTVDRVADDLIAARHLGTEVAVVIGGGNIVRGVEVSSRGVSRPTGDTMGMLATMMNCLALEAAIERKGTPARTLSAFVMPEISELFTRTAAHKYLAEGRIVLLGGGTGNPFFTTDTTAVLRAAEIGAQAVLKATNVDGVYSADPKKDPTATRFDRLTHSQAIEGGYKVMDATAFALARETSLPIIVFSIAEPGSIGAILRGIGHGTIVAG from the coding sequence ATGACTGATCCGGTCTATCGTCGCGTCGTGATCAAGCTGTCCGGCGAATATCTCGCGGGACAGCAGGGTTTTGGCATCGATCAGCCGACCGTCGATCGGGTTGCGGACGATCTGATCGCCGCCCGCCATCTCGGCACCGAGGTTGCGGTCGTGATCGGCGGCGGCAATATCGTGCGCGGCGTCGAGGTGTCCTCGCGCGGCGTCTCGCGCCCGACCGGCGACACCATGGGCATGCTCGCCACCATGATGAACTGTCTCGCGCTGGAAGCGGCGATCGAGCGCAAGGGCACGCCGGCGCGCACGCTGTCGGCCTTCGTCATGCCCGAGATTTCCGAGCTGTTCACCCGGACTGCGGCGCACAAATACCTCGCCGAGGGCCGGATCGTGCTGCTCGGCGGCGGAACCGGCAATCCGTTCTTCACCACCGATACGACCGCGGTGCTGCGCGCCGCCGAGATCGGCGCACAGGCGGTCCTGAAGGCGACCAATGTCGACGGGGTCTACTCGGCCGACCCGAAGAAGGATCCGACCGCCACGCGGTTCGACCGGCTGACGCATTCGCAGGCGATCGAGGGCGGCTACAAGGTGATGGACGCGACCGCCTTCGCGCTTGCCCGCGAGACGTCGCTGCCTATCATCGTGTTCTCGATCGCGGAGCCGGGGTCGATCGGTGCGATTCTGCGTGGCATCGGCCACGGTACCATCGTCGCCGGCTGA